Proteins from a genomic interval of Streptomyces sp. NBC_01445:
- a CDS encoding LLM class flavin-dependent oxidoreductase, with the protein MARITEDRTEAQAEAESRPHTGRESGRKPLHLNAFLMSTGHHEASWRLPESPAEANSDIEHYKNLARIAERGKLDSLFLADSPVLMGDPGRRPAAKLEPTVLLTALAGATRHIGLIATASTSYNEPYNLARRFASLDHVSGGRAGWNIVTTAGADAARNFGLDDTPLHADRYRRAGEFVEVSTKLWDSWADDAVIADKESGVHALAERVRRIDHTGEFFRVDGPLNVQRPPQGYPLLVQAGSSEDGKDFAARYAEAVFTAQQTLEEGITFYKDVKQRAQTLGRNPDSIKILPGIVPVIGDTEAQALELDAELDRLIVPEYAKRQLAQRLKIAPDDLDLDAELPDNIPTEEEIEGAKSRYTLIVELARRERLTVRQLIGRLGGGRGHRTFAGTAEQVADTIEHWYDSGAADGFNIMPAVLPSGLEVFVDRVVPILQERGLFRTEYTGSTLREHYGLPRPANRLFDTVDAGEGHTGIALAAAR; encoded by the coding sequence ATGGCACGCATAACAGAAGACCGGACGGAAGCGCAGGCGGAAGCCGAGAGCAGGCCGCACACCGGACGCGAGTCCGGCCGCAAGCCGCTGCACCTGAACGCGTTCCTGATGTCCACCGGTCACCACGAGGCCTCCTGGCGGCTCCCCGAGAGTCCGGCAGAGGCGAACTCGGACATCGAGCACTACAAAAACCTGGCCCGGATCGCCGAACGCGGCAAGCTGGACTCGCTGTTCCTGGCCGACAGCCCCGTCCTGATGGGGGACCCCGGCCGACGGCCGGCGGCCAAGCTGGAGCCCACCGTCCTGCTCACCGCGCTGGCGGGGGCCACCCGGCACATCGGCCTCATCGCCACCGCCTCCACCAGCTACAACGAGCCGTACAACCTGGCCCGCCGGTTCGCCTCGCTGGACCATGTCTCGGGCGGCCGGGCCGGCTGGAACATCGTCACCACCGCGGGCGCCGACGCGGCCCGAAACTTCGGCCTCGACGACACGCCCCTGCACGCGGACCGCTACCGGCGGGCCGGGGAGTTCGTCGAGGTCTCCACCAAGCTCTGGGACAGCTGGGCGGACGACGCGGTGATCGCCGACAAGGAAAGCGGCGTACATGCCCTGGCCGAGCGGGTCCGTCGCATCGACCACACCGGCGAGTTCTTCCGGGTCGACGGACCCCTGAACGTACAACGTCCGCCACAGGGCTACCCGTTGCTCGTCCAGGCAGGTTCCAGTGAGGACGGCAAGGACTTCGCCGCCCGGTACGCCGAAGCAGTGTTCACCGCGCAGCAGACCCTGGAGGAGGGCATCACCTTCTACAAGGACGTCAAGCAGCGCGCACAGACACTCGGCCGCAACCCGGACAGCATCAAGATCCTCCCCGGCATTGTCCCCGTCATCGGCGACACCGAGGCGCAGGCGCTGGAGCTGGACGCCGAGCTCGACCGGCTGATCGTCCCCGAGTACGCAAAGCGCCAGCTCGCCCAGCGGTTGAAGATCGCCCCCGACGATCTGGACCTCGATGCGGAACTCCCCGACAACATTCCCACCGAGGAGGAGATCGAGGGCGCCAAGAGCCGCTACACACTCATCGTGGAGCTCGCAAGGCGCGAGCGTCTGACCGTGCGTCAGCTCATCGGGCGGCTCGGCGGCGGCCGCGGCCACCGCACCTTCGCCGGTACGGCGGAGCAGGTCGCGGACACCATCGAGCACTGGTACGACAGCGGTGCGGCGGACGGCTTCAACATCATGCCCGCCGTGCTCCCGTCCGGCCTGGAGGTCTTCGTGGACCGGGTGGTGCCGATCCTCCAGGAACGGGGCCTGTTCCGTACCGAATACACCGGCTCCACACTGCGTGAGCACTACGGACTCCCACGCCCCGCCAACCGGCTGTTCGACACCGTCGACGCCGGCGAGGGGCACACCGGCATCGCCCTGGCGGCGGCCCGGTGA
- a CDS encoding ABC transporter permease: MTEMLSNARLESPVATTAEATSRLKPAKGTVPKAARGTRRRLGPGRSVPFGRLIGPALLIAVWWAASAFGYLDPRILSGPGTVLSTAADLVSTGRLQDNVLVSLQRAGLGLFFGVAAGVILAVAAGLNRTGEYLLDGTLQVKRAIPSLAMLPLLILWLGIGEQMKVTVIALGVAVNMYINTYASLTGIDSRYVELAEGLDLSRWQFIRKVVVPGSLPGFFVGLRLGVTASWLGLIVVEQINATQGIGYMMFQAQQYAQSDVIIVGLVAYGIFGFASDAAVRAIERRVLSWRRTLAG, translated from the coding sequence ATGACGGAGATGCTGTCGAACGCACGGCTGGAGAGCCCGGTGGCAACGACCGCCGAAGCGACGAGTCGTCTCAAGCCGGCAAAAGGCACGGTCCCGAAAGCCGCCCGTGGTACCCGCAGACGACTGGGCCCAGGCCGGTCCGTGCCCTTCGGCCGGCTGATCGGCCCGGCACTGCTGATCGCCGTGTGGTGGGCGGCCTCGGCCTTCGGCTATCTCGACCCCCGCATCCTGTCCGGACCCGGGACCGTGCTGTCCACCGCGGCGGACCTGGTCTCCACCGGCCGGCTCCAGGACAACGTGCTCGTCTCGCTGCAGCGCGCCGGGCTCGGCCTGTTCTTCGGTGTGGCAGCAGGGGTGATCCTGGCCGTGGCGGCCGGGCTGAACCGCACGGGGGAGTACCTCCTCGACGGCACGCTCCAGGTCAAGCGGGCCATTCCGTCCCTGGCGATGCTCCCGCTGCTCATCCTCTGGCTGGGCATCGGCGAGCAGATGAAGGTCACCGTGATCGCGCTCGGCGTCGCGGTGAACATGTACATCAACACCTACGCTTCGCTGACCGGCATCGACAGCAGGTATGTGGAACTTGCCGAGGGACTCGACCTGAGCCGATGGCAGTTCATCCGCAAGGTCGTCGTCCCGGGCTCGCTGCCGGGCTTCTTCGTCGGCCTGCGCCTCGGCGTCACAGCGTCCTGGCTCGGCCTGATCGTGGTCGAGCAGATCAACGCCACCCAGGGCATCGGCTACATGATGTTCCAGGCCCAGCAGTACGCCCAGTCCGACGTGATCATCGTGGGGCTGGTGGCCTACGGGATCTTCGGCTTCGCCTCGGACGCGGCGGTACGCGCGATCGAGAGGAGGGTCCTGTCATGGCGACGCACTCTGGCGGGCTGA
- a CDS encoding ABC transporter ATP-binding protein has translation MATHSGGLTEIRPATGSGSEDHGGDRPAVRTTGLVRKFGDRIVLKELDLTLAPGEFTALLGRSGSGKSTLLRAVARLDHTVEGSGELIVPERVSLSFQDSRLLPWLRVLDNVVLGLRGPGSQERGLTALAEVGLEGRERSWPHELSGGEQQRAALARALVRDPELLLADEPFGALDALTRIKMHGLLRELYERHRPAVLLVTHDVDEAVELADRVLVLDDGRISVDLAVDLPTPRSPREPRFQEYRDTLLAALGVAQHEPTTS, from the coding sequence ATGGCGACGCACTCTGGCGGGCTGACCGAGATCCGGCCCGCGACCGGATCGGGGAGCGAGGACCACGGCGGAGACCGGCCCGCGGTACGGACGACCGGCCTGGTACGGAAGTTCGGAGACCGGATCGTACTGAAGGAACTCGATCTCACCCTGGCACCGGGCGAGTTCACGGCACTCCTCGGCCGCAGCGGCTCGGGCAAGTCCACGCTGCTGCGGGCCGTCGCCCGCCTCGACCATACGGTGGAAGGCTCCGGCGAACTCATCGTCCCCGAGCGGGTCTCGCTCTCCTTCCAGGACTCCAGGCTGCTGCCCTGGCTCCGGGTCCTGGACAACGTCGTCCTGGGCCTGCGCGGTCCCGGGTCCCAAGAGCGCGGTCTGACAGCCCTGGCCGAAGTCGGCCTTGAGGGCCGCGAGCGCTCCTGGCCGCATGAACTGTCCGGTGGTGAACAGCAGCGCGCCGCGCTCGCCCGCGCCCTGGTCCGCGATCCCGAACTGCTCCTGGCCGACGAGCCGTTCGGCGCCCTGGACGCCCTCACACGGATCAAGATGCACGGACTGCTGCGCGAGCTGTACGAGCGACACCGCCCCGCCGTGCTGCTGGTCACCCATGACGTCGACGAGGCCGTGGAACTCGCCGACCGGGTGCTGGTCCTGGACGACGGCCGCATCTCCGTGGACCTCGCCGTCGACCTGCCCACCCCGCGGTCCCCGCGCGAACCCCGCTTCCAGGAATACCGCGACACGCTGCTCGCCGCCCTCGGTGTGGCACAGCACGAGCCCACCACCTCTTGA